In the genome of Luteitalea pratensis, the window AACGGCGTCCGGACGTCCGGGGCGCGAAGGACGACGCGGTGGCGAGCGACCAGTGCCTGGCGGTCGATGGGGGCCTGCGCCGGGACCCCCGTCTGCGACGCCACGCTGCTCGACGCCATGAACAGGGCGCACGCGACCCAGGCTCTCTTCATGCGTCCCAGAGTGTAGCGGGGAGCGACTCGAGAACGCTTAACGCTGAACGCCGAACCCCAAAGCCGGACGCGGCCGAACGCTGATGCTTGACGGACGGTAGCGCGCCCCGGTGCCCGGTGCCCGGTGTCCGGTACCCGGTGTCCGGTACCCGGTGTCCGGTACCCGGTGTCCGGTACCCGGTACCCGGTACCCGGTACCCGGTACCCGGTACCCGCTTACACTATGACCACGCACTTCGGTCGATAACTCAGCCTTTTTGCGAGGCGCACTGATGAACGTGCTGCTCCTCTCGATGCCGGACGCGTTCGAGCACACACCCACGATCGGCATGTGCATGCCGAACGGCGCCCTCGCGTCGCTGGCCGGCAACATCGATCCGCATCACAGTGTGGCGATTGCCGACCTCGTGCTCGTCCAGGGCAACGTCCTCGCGACGGTCGAACGGCTGGTTCGCGAGCATCGCCCTGACGTCATCGGCTTGTCCTGCATGACCTTCCAACGACGGACGGCGCTCAGGCTCATCCGCCGGCTGCGGGCCTGGTGCCCTGGAGCGCCCCTGGTCGCCGGTGGGTACGATCCGAGCCTGGCCACCGATGCCTGGACCGGCGCCGACGGCGTCGACTTCGTGGTCCGCGGGGAAGGAGAGGCCACGTTCCGAGAACTGCTTCGCGCACTCGAAGCCTGCGAGAGCATCGGCGGGGCCGACGGTCGAGCCGGCCTTGTCGACGGTAGGGCCGGCTCTCCGAGCCCGGCCCGTTGTGACGCGCTCGCCAGCATCGCTGGACTGACCTGGCGAGCTGCCGACGGTAGCGTCGTCCACAACGACGCACGCCCGGCGTCGCATCGACTCGACGAAACGCTCGCCATCCCGCGCCGGTCCGCGCGGGTGCTGCAGGGCTACACCTTCCTCGGCGATCAGGTGGACGTGGTCGAGACCTCGCGCGGGTGCACGTTCGACTGCAGCTTCTGCTCGATCATCGAGATGCGCGGCCGGAACTTCTACACCCGCGAGATGGCCCGCGTCATCGCCGACATCACCGACGCGCGCGATCACGGCGCGAAGGTCATCTTCCTGGTCGACGACAACGTCACCCTCGACGTGCGTCGCTTCGAGGCCCTCTGCGAGGCGATCATCGAGGCTGACCTGCACCACCTGCGCTACCTGGTGCAGGGGATGACGTCAGCGTTCGCTGCGCACGGCGAACGCCTCGCGCCGCTGATGAA includes:
- a CDS encoding B12-binding domain-containing radical SAM protein, which codes for MNVLLLSMPDAFEHTPTIGMCMPNGALASLAGNIDPHHSVAIADLVLVQGNVLATVERLVREHRPDVIGLSCMTFQRRTALRLIRRLRAWCPGAPLVAGGYDPSLATDAWTGADGVDFVVRGEGEATFRELLRALEACESIGGADGRAGLVDGRAGSPSPARCDALASIAGLTWRAADGSVVHNDARPASHRLDETLAIPRRSARVLQGYTFLGDQVDVVETSRGCTFDCSFCSIIEMRGRNFYTREMARVIADITDARDHGAKVIFLVDDNVTLDVRRFEALCEAIIEADLHHLRYLVQGMTSAFAAHGERLAPLMKRAGFEYVFLGIENVLEDDLAFLRASAKNAQREGGRRVGNATLAAIDILHRHGIFVVGGLIVGNPDDTHDAIEANLAFARAHVDWPYIQHPTPYPRTPMNEDFRRRDLVVNERLEEYDGTTAVVRTTHLGADDIEFLRWKSERWMKVRHMPAVLRRRPGFVLRNAPMLLAHTFRGSTWRSMIGLESSRDTFRRYKAIRQREREYVAE